The DNA region GATCTGGGGATCCCGTCCTTCGGCGGGCTCGTCGACTCCTTCGTACCGGGCGGCACGGGAGGCGGGGACACCTCGGGCGCGGCGCCCGAGGCCAAGCTGACGGAGCTCGCCTCCGGCACGCACACGCTCCGGATCGCGGCGGACGGCCCCGACCGTCAGAGCCTGTCCGTCCTCGACAAGGGCTCCGAGTACAGCGTCGTCCACAACGGGGCCGACGTCTGGGCGTACGACAGCGGAAGCGACGAGGTGTACCACCAGCGGGCCGAGGGCGGGTCCGGGGACCACCACACCGCCGGGAAGGCCGTACCGGGCACCCCCAAGGAGATGGCCGAGAAGGCGCTCGCCGCGGTGGGCGACACCACGTCCGTCACGGTCGACGGCACGGCGCGGGTGGCGGGCCGCGACGCCTACCAGCTGCTGATCAAGCCCAAGCAGTCCGGTTCGACGATCGGGTCCATCAGGGTCGCGGTGGACGCCGAGCACGGCGTCCCGCTGAAGTTCACCCTGGCACCGAGTGGCGGCGGCAAGGCGGTGGTCGACGCCGGCTTCACCCGGGTCGACTTCGGGAAGCCCGACGCCTCGGCCTTCTCCTTCACCCCTCCCAAGGGCGCCCGGGTGACCGAGGCCGACGAACTGACGGCGGACATGCACGAGAAGGGCTCCGCCTTCGAGAAGGGTCCCGCCTTCGAGAAGGAGCTGGCCCAGCTGGGCGGCGGCCCCGGCGCCGTGAACGTGATCGGTGAGGGCTGGAGCGCGGTCGCCGAGATCGACGGGGGCGGCAGTGCCGAGGGGCTCACCGGAGACGGCGCGGCCGGGCTGCCCGCCGAGGCACAGGGCTTCCTGGGCTCCTTCGGCGACAAGGTCACCGGCGGCTTCGGCACGGGCACGGTCTTCAAGACCCGCCTGGTCAACGCCCTGCTGACCGAGGACGGCAAGGTCTACGTCGGTGCCGTCACCAAGGACACGCTGGTGAAGGTGGCCGAGAGCGCCCGGTAGGACACCCGCCGCGCGGTGCCTCTCCGTACGCCCCGTACGGCGGGGCGCCGCGCGCATCGTGGGCCCGCTTTCGCGACGAAGGACGTCACGCTCCGAACGGTGCCCGTCTGCAGGGAGGCGAGCCGTCCGCACCGTCGGCCGGTCGAGCCGTCCCCCGATCGGCTCGTCGCGGCCCGAACGGCACGAACGGTAGAGGTGAAACGTCACGACACGGTACGTTCCGTTTCCGCCAGGTCATTGTTCGACTTTCGGCGACGAGCTGTCAACAAGCGGTGGTCGGTATCTCCCCTATGCTCACCGAATGATCACATCGCCGAGTTCCCTGCGCCGCAGCGAGAGATCACGGCGGGCGACTCTCGACGCCGCCCTCGAACTGTGTACGGATAGGGGCTACGGCCGGGTCACCGTGGAGGCCATCGCGGTCCGGGCCGGCGTGAGCAAGAAGACGATCTACCGCTGGTGGCCGTCGAAGGGGGCGGTCCTGCTGGAGGCGTTCGTCGACGCGTTCGTCGGTGCCACGCCTTTCCCCGACACCGGCGACATCGCGCTGGACCTGCGGACCCACATCAACAGCGCGGTGCGGCTGACCTCCATGCCGCCCTGCGGACCGGCGTACACCGGGATCCTCTCCGAGATGCACTACGACGACGCCCTGGCCGAGGCCGTCCAGGAGCAGTTGGTCCGCCCGCGCTTCGCGGCGGCCGAGGCTCGGCTGCGCAAGGCCCAGGAGCAGGGGCGGATACCGGCGGACGCGGATCTTCCGCTGGCCGTGGAGATGCTCTACGGCCCCCTCTACTACCGCCACGTGCTGCGCAAGCCGCCCCAGGACGAGGCGGCGGTCGCCGTGCTGGTTGACCACGTCCTGCGTTCGCTGGGCTCGGGTGGGTGAGGGGGAGGGACCTCAGCCGAGGTGGCGGGTCCAGCACCACCATGGGATCAGCCTGGAGACGACAGGAGCCCCGTCCCTGCGGACGGGGCTCCTGGCCGTACCGACCTGTTCAGACGGTGCGGAAGTCTCCGGTCTTGACGCCGGTCACGAAGGCGGTGAAGGCGGTGGCGGGGACGGTGAGGACCGGGCCGTCGGGGTTCTTGGAGTCGCGGACGGGGACCGTGCCGGTGGTGGCGGCGCGGGCCGGCGCCCACTCGACGCAGGTGCCGCCGTTGTCGCTGTAGGAGGACTTGTACCAGCGGAGGGAGTGGGTCGTCACGGGGTGCCCTTTCGCGGTGGTCCGGTTGGGGGTGTGGCTCAGACGGAGTGGAAGTCTCCGGTCTTGACGCTGGTCACGAAGGCGGTGAAGGCGGTGGCGGGGACGGTGAGGACCGGGCCGTCGGGGTTCTTGGAGTCGCGGACGGGGACCGTGCCGGTGGTGGCGGCGCGGGCCGGCGCCCACTCGACGCAGGTGCCGCCGTTGCCGCTGTAGGAGGATTTGACCCAGGCGGGGGTCGCGGAGTCGGTCGTCACGGGGTGCCCTTTCGTAGCTGGTGGAGCATGTCCACGGAGGCCGTCTGCGACAGAGACATGGCCTGGAGCTGATGGTAGTCCCTCATCAGCGGTACGGCTGAGGCCAGTTCACGGTCCAGATGCCCTCGGGTCTGGGACTCGACATAAGAGACCACCGACCGGTCCGCGAGGGTCAGCAGGTTCACCGCTCGGTTGAAGGGCCGGTGTTCGCCCATGCTGTAAGGGGCGAGCTGAAGCATGGTGTTCGGCCGCTCGGCGAAGTCGACGAGATGTTGCAACTGCGCGTCCATGGCTGTGGCCCCTCCAACGGGTCTCCGGACACAGCTTTCGTCCAGCACCGCGACGACCAGAGGTGGTATGGGGCGCATGAGCGCGGCCTGGCGGTCCAGGAGGAGCGAGAGTCGTTCCTCAGCTTGATCGGGCGTGATGGCGCCCCGCGCGACCGCACTGGCGTCCAGGGCCTGCGCATAGGCAGCGGTCTGGAGTAGACCGGGGATTACTCCCACCTCGAAAAACTTGATCTCCACCGCCCGGCCTTCGAGTCTCACGTACTCGGGAAAGCCCTGGAGAAGCACGCCGTGCCGCAGCTCCCGCCACGCGCGCTCGAACGAGTCGTCGGTTCCCTCCACACCTAACGCAGTGTCAGCGGCGAGCGAAAACCTGCGGGTCGGCGGTTTGTGACCGGTTTCCACGCCCGAGACGTGACGCCCGGAGTATCCGATCCGTAGGCCGAAATCATCCTGGTTCCAGCCGCGCGCCTCGCGTGCGCTGCGCAAACGCGCGCCGAACGCCGCTGCCGGGCCCGCGTCCGGGTTCAACTCCTTGCGGTTTACCAACGTTTCCTCCGCTTCCAGAACGTTGAAGCAGTCCTGACTCTAGGTCAATGCTGGACCTCTTGGTAGTGGAACGACTACGGAGAGGCATGGTCATGCCCGTCGAGCGTGAGCTTTCCGACCGCCCCGCGCCCCCACCCGTCCCGGCCTCCGGCACGCTCGTGGTGGACACGCGGCGCGGTGACCTGGTGGGCGAATTCCGGGGGGTCGCCGGCCCGTACTGGTCGCTGCGCCCGATCAGGGGCGGGACCGAGTGGGAGGCCGACCCCGCATACGTACGGCCGGCCACTGCCAAGGAGTACCTGCACGCGGCGACGGCGCGGGCGAACCGGCGGAGCGCGGGCGAGTGGCTCTGAGACGCCGTCTCGTTTCCGATTCGGCAGGATCCGTCATGACCCGGAGGGATGAACCGTGAACCAGTGCACCGCCTTCACTCTGCTGAGCCCGCCGCGTCACCTGGCGGACCTCCTGAAGGACGCCGAGCCGGGACACGTCCTGTGTGAACTCGGCGAGGGGCATGGTGACGACCACGCCGCGCTGCTGTGGGATCTGGACGAGGACAGCGGCGGCGTATGGGCTCGCTGGAACGAACGGCGCAGCCGGCTGGCGCCGTTCGCGTGGTGTCCGGAGGCGGATGTCGAAGGAGGCGCGTGCGAACTGTTCGCCGAGCACTCCTCCGGGCACAGCTGGGAGGTCGTCGACCCCACAAGGGCGGCCCTGTGGGAGCAGGCGGAGCGGATGCGCTCCCACCTGTTCCCCGAGGAGGGCCTGTCCTGAGGTGCGGCCCGCGCCCAACCGGTCATCCGTATCGCGGGAGCCAACGGGCGACGGCGCCCGTGCGAGGTGCTACAGCGACTTACCCGCGACAGGAACGGCGACGGCAACGGCAACAACGGCGACTGCACCCGTGCGCACGCAGAAGCTGGAAGGGGTCCCCGCCGATGCCGGCCCCTGCCCCGCCCTGGCGGGGCGGGGGAGACGGCCCTTGCTCTGCATCGCGACGCGGACGCGCTGTTCGGCCAGGGCGCGGCCGGCCGTGTGCGGGGTGGTGTTCCGGCGTTCGGCCTCGTCGAGGACGGTGACCGCGTCGGCGCGCAGCCGGGTCGAGATCGTGTGCGGCGGCCACCGGCGCGGGCAGCGGGCAGCGGCGGCCGCGGACAGCTTCGACGACATGGACCAGCGTCCGATTGGGACGTCGAAATCGGGCCAGGCTCCGTTTTCCTCTTGTCGCAGAACGGTCAGATCTGGTCGCATGTGATGTGCGATCGGCAGTTGATGGGCGTAGTTCCCGGGCGAGGTTGATGTGTCGCCGGTGGACGGTCGGTTGGTGTCGCGTGCTTCGTTTCCATTCCGGCGAACCACTCAGCACGCAGCGAACAGACGAACACGCTCATCCCGTCAGTTGAGGACGCATCAGCCCCGCTCAGGACGCCGGCGTACGCTCCGGGTCCGCCGGGCCTCCCCGGCCCGTGTCGGTGCCGGCCGCCGGGCCGCCCGCGTCCGGCCCCTCGGACGCCCAGGCGGAATCCGTACCCCGCCGCGCTCCCGCCTCGGCCGTCCGGACCGCGAGGCGCAGCGCCTCGGCCCTCGTCCGCCGTGCCGTACGCAGCGCGTCCCAGGTCAGCAGGATCAGCGCCACCCAGACGAGAGCGAAGCCGGCCCATCGCCCAGGCGGCATCTCCTCCTTGAAATACAGGATGCCCAGCCCGAACTGGAAGACCGGCGTCAAGAACTGGAGCAGCCCCAGGACCGACAGCGGCACCCGGATCGCCGCCGCGCCGAAGCAGACGAGCGGGACGGCGGTGACGAGTCCCGTCGTGGCGAGCAGGGTCGCGTGGCCCGCGCCCGAGGAGGCGAACGTCGACTCGCCGCGCACCCCGAGCCACAGCAGGAATCCGAGCGCGGGCACGAACAGCACGGCGGACTCGGCGGCCAGGGACTCCAGGCCGCCCATGTCGGCCTTCTTCTTCGCCAGGCCGTACGTCGCGAACGAGAAGGCCAGCGTCAGGGAGATCCACGGCGGCTGCCCGTAACCGATCGCCAGCACCAGGACCGCGGCGAAACCGGTCGCGACCGCCACCCACTGCGCGGGCCGCAGCCGCTCACCGAGCAGCAGGACGCCCATGGCGATGGTGACCAGCGGGTTGATGAAGTAGCCGAGCGAGGCCTCGACGACATGGCCGTTGTTGACCGACCAGATGTAGAGGCCCCAGTTGACCGAGATGACGGTCGCGGCGACCGCTATCAGGCGCAGCTTCCGGGGCTGCCCGAGCAGCTCACGTATCCAGGCCCAGCGGCGCAGGGCCAGCAGGGCCACGCCCACCACGCCGAGCGACCACACCATCCGGTGGGCGAGGATCTCCACCGCGCCGGACGCCCCCAGCAGCTGCCAGAACAGGGGGACCAGCCCCCACATCCCGTACGCCCCGATTCCGTACAGCAGACCTGCCCGCTGTTCGTTCTTCCCCTGCACGGGCCCTCCCGGCGCTCCTCGGTCGACGGTCGGTCGACTGCACGACGGTAGCGCCGGGAGGGCCGTCTGTCATAGCCGTCCCGCGCATACGGTCATGACAGGTGGCCGGTGATTCACAGGGCGGCGACCGCCGAGGCCACCGTCTCGGCGAGAGGTGTGGTCGGGCGGCCGATGAGCCGGGCCAGTTCGCCGCCCGTCCCCGCGAGCAGCCCGCGCGCGATCGCCTCGTCGACGTCGGCCAGGATCGCGGCGAAGGCCTCCGGTACCCCGGCGCCGACCAGGATCTCCTGGTGCGCGGCGGCCGGGACCCTCTTGTACGTGATCTCCTTGCCGGTGGCTGCGGCGACCGCCGCGGCGTATTCGTCCAGCGACCAGGCGACGTCACCGCTCAGCTCGTAGGCCGCGCCGAGGTGGCCCTCGCCGGTCAGGACCGCGACCGCGGCGGCGGCGTAGTCCGCCCGGGTGGCGGAGGCGATGCGTCCGTCGCCCGCGTTGGCGACGACGGCGCCGTGTTCCAGGACCGGGGCGAGGGCGGCCGTGTAGTTCTCGGTGTACCAGCCGTTGCGCAGGAAGGTGTACGGGAGTCCCGAGTCGAGGATCAGCCGCTCGGTCGCCTTGTGCTCCTCGGCCAGCAGGAAGTCGGCGTCCGGCCCGCCGAGTATCCCCGTGTACGCGAGCTGTGCGACCCCGGCCGTCTTCGCGGCGTCGATCACCGCTGTGTGCTGGGCCGTCCGGCTGCCGACCTCGCTGCCCGAGATCAGCAGTACCCGGTCACCGGCGCGGAAGGCCCCGGCGAGGGTCTCGGGCCGGCCGTAGTCGGCGATGCGGAGCTCGACGCCCCGGGCGGCGAGCGGGGTGGCCTTCTCCTTGTCGCGGACGACGGCGACGACCTGGCCTGCCGGGACCGTGGCGAGCAACTGCTCGACGACGAGGCGGCCGAGGGCGCCGGTGGCTCCGGTGACAACGATGCTCATGGGGTTCTCCTGGGTGCGCCGGTCCTGCTGCGAATGGTGTGCCCACTTACCCTAAGAGAGGTGCTAACCCTGGGAAAGTACCCACTTTCAGGTAAGGTACTGGCATGACGGTAAGCATCTTGGACCAGGTGGGCGGATGGCGCCCGGACGTCAACCAGCAGACCTGTCCCTCCCGGGTGGTCCTGGAACACATCACCAGCCGCTGGGGCGTGCTCGTACTGGCCGCCCTGCTGGAGCGTTCGCACCGGTTCAGCGAACTGCGCCGCACCGTCGGCGGAGTCAGCGAGAAGATGCTGGCCCAGACCCTGCGGACGCTGGAGCGGGACGGTTTCGTGGAGCGGGACGCGAAGCCGGTGATCCCGCCCCGCGTGGACTACTCGCTGACCCCGCTCGGCCGGGAGGCCGCCGACCAGGTCTGGGCGCTGGCCCGCTGGTCCGAGCAGCGGCTGGACACGGTCGAGTCGGCACGCGCCCGGTACGACGCGCGGCGCGCTCAGTCCGGCTGAGGTGCCCGGCCCTCCTCCAGGGCGTGCAGCGCGCGCGACACGTCGAAGGGCAGGATCGTCACCGCGACGTGCCGCAGGGGGGCCAGCGTCTTCGCCATCCCCTCGCCCGTGCCCCGGTGCAGCAGCTTCCCCAGCACATGGCGGTACAGCCGCCGTGGCACCAGGACCGTCAGTGAGGTGTCCCCGTCGGCGGTGGTCCGGGCGGCGAGTTCCGCCATGGCGTGGTGCAGCCGCCGGTCCGGGCAGGCCACGACCTCCAGCTCCACAGAGGTCGCGGACGTGTTCGCCCACCGTTCGGCCAGCCGCTCCGCGTACGCCTCGTCGATCGCGAAGTGCACCGCCCGGATTCCGTCGGGGTGCAGCTCATGGGCGTAGCGCAGGCACTTCAGGGTCGCCAGGTCCAGCCGCCCGACGAGGACGAACACCAGATGGCGGCAGGTGAGCGGCCGGTCGGCCCCCGGGGGCTGGATGCCCTCCAGCGCGGCGGCCTCGCTCCGGTACTCGCGGTTGATACGGATCAGCGCCCACACACCGACCGGGAAGACAACGACGACGAGCCAGGCGCCCTCCGTGAACTTGGTGACCGCGAAGATCAGCACCACCCCGGCGGAGCTCGCCGCGGCCAGGGCGTTCACCACGATCTTGGCGCGGCGGTGGGGCTCGCGGCGCCTGAGGTGGTACGCGGTGAGGCCGGCACCGGCCATGGTGAAGGCGGTGAACACGCCGATCGCGTACAGCGCCACCAGCTTGTCCACGCTGGCCCCGGTCGCCAGCAGCAGGGCCAGCGAGACCACGGCGAGGCAGATGACGCCGTTGGAGAACGCCAGCCGGTGCCCCCGCCGGGTCAGCACCCGCGGCAGGAACCTGTCCTGGGCGACGAAGCTCGCCAGGAACGGGAAGCCGGTGAACGGCGTGTTGGCCCCGGTGTACAGCACCAGAGCCGTCGCCAGCTGGACGAACACCAGCCCCACCGTGCCCACGACCCCGCCCCCGAAGGCGAGATGGGCCTCCTGCGCGATGACGGTCGGCGTGCCGTCCTTGTAGGGGACGGCATGGGTGAAGTGCGCCAGCGTGGAGACACCGAGGACGAGGAA from Streptomyces sp. NBC_01754 includes:
- a CDS encoding LolA family protein; this encodes MAPNDSAQTTGVTADEAGGTVVGRRKAARYVVPVAVAAVAAATIGLVPALADSGDPELPEITAQQLVEKIAASDQQQLSGMLKISTDLGIPSFGGLVDSFVPGGTGGGDTSGAAPEAKLTELASGTHTLRIAADGPDRQSLSVLDKGSEYSVVHNGADVWAYDSGSDEVYHQRAEGGSGDHHTAGKAVPGTPKEMAEKALAAVGDTTSVTVDGTARVAGRDAYQLLIKPKQSGSTIGSIRVAVDAEHGVPLKFTLAPSGGGKAVVDAGFTRVDFGKPDASAFSFTPPKGARVTEADELTADMHEKGSAFEKGPAFEKELAQLGGGPGAVNVIGEGWSAVAEIDGGGSAEGLTGDGAAGLPAEAQGFLGSFGDKVTGGFGTGTVFKTRLVNALLTEDGKVYVGAVTKDTLVKVAESAR
- a CDS encoding TetR/AcrR family transcriptional regulator, which gives rise to MITSPSSLRRSERSRRATLDAALELCTDRGYGRVTVEAIAVRAGVSKKTIYRWWPSKGAVLLEAFVDAFVGATPFPDTGDIALDLRTHINSAVRLTSMPPCGPAYTGILSEMHYDDALAEAVQEQLVRPRFAAAEARLRKAQEQGRIPADADLPLAVEMLYGPLYYRHVLRKPPQDEAAVAVLVDHVLRSLGSGG
- a CDS encoding DUF397 domain-containing protein, yielding MTTHSLRWYKSSYSDNGGTCVEWAPARAATTGTVPVRDSKNPDGPVLTVPATAFTAFVTGVKTGDFRTV
- a CDS encoding DUF397 domain-containing protein, giving the protein MTTDSATPAWVKSSYSGNGGTCVEWAPARAATTGTVPVRDSKNPDGPVLTVPATAFTAFVTSVKTGDFHSV
- a CDS encoding helix-turn-helix domain-containing protein, whose product is MVNRKELNPDAGPAAAFGARLRSAREARGWNQDDFGLRIGYSGRHVSGVETGHKPPTRRFSLAADTALGVEGTDDSFERAWRELRHGVLLQGFPEYVRLEGRAVEIKFFEVGVIPGLLQTAAYAQALDASAVARGAITPDQAEERLSLLLDRQAALMRPIPPLVVAVLDESCVRRPVGGATAMDAQLQHLVDFAERPNTMLQLAPYSMGEHRPFNRAVNLLTLADRSVVSYVESQTRGHLDRELASAVPLMRDYHQLQAMSLSQTASVDMLHQLRKGTP
- the rarD gene encoding EamA family transporter RarD, with the protein product MQGKNEQRAGLLYGIGAYGMWGLVPLFWQLLGASGAVEILAHRMVWSLGVVGVALLALRRWAWIRELLGQPRKLRLIAVAATVISVNWGLYIWSVNNGHVVEASLGYFINPLVTIAMGVLLLGERLRPAQWVAVATGFAAVLVLAIGYGQPPWISLTLAFSFATYGLAKKKADMGGLESLAAESAVLFVPALGFLLWLGVRGESTFASSGAGHATLLATTGLVTAVPLVCFGAAAIRVPLSVLGLLQFLTPVFQFGLGILYFKEEMPPGRWAGFALVWVALILLTWDALRTARRTRAEALRLAVRTAEAGARRGTDSAWASEGPDAGGPAAGTDTGRGGPADPERTPAS
- a CDS encoding SDR family oxidoreductase, translating into MSIVVTGATGALGRLVVEQLLATVPAGQVVAVVRDKEKATPLAARGVELRIADYGRPETLAGAFRAGDRVLLISGSEVGSRTAQHTAVIDAAKTAGVAQLAYTGILGGPDADFLLAEEHKATERLILDSGLPYTFLRNGWYTENYTAALAPVLEHGAVVANAGDGRIASATRADYAAAAVAVLTGEGHLGAAYELSGDVAWSLDEYAAAVAAATGKEITYKRVPAAAHQEILVGAGVPEAFAAILADVDEAIARGLLAGTGGELARLIGRPTTPLAETVASAVAAL
- a CDS encoding winged helix-turn-helix transcriptional regulator, whose protein sequence is MTVSILDQVGGWRPDVNQQTCPSRVVLEHITSRWGVLVLAALLERSHRFSELRRTVGGVSEKMLAQTLRTLERDGFVERDAKPVIPPRVDYSLTPLGREAADQVWALARWSEQRLDTVESARARYDARRAQSG
- a CDS encoding APC family permease; the protein is MALDSGPGYRVKNHLLGKALTSDRIREEKLSNRTALGVLASDCVSSSAYGTEQMLRVLVPAAGVAAFTLLMPVTGAILLVLVLLTLCYSDVVMIYTRAGGSYVVARENFGPNVAQVAAVALLVDYVVTVAVQVSAGTNALISLAHLTGGWTGMDRFQLPLSVAAIAVLAYGNLRGVREAGRLFALPAYLFIGAITLVIAVAAVRGLFGDLPHADLHAPGVVPLGTEGSGWLYGASLFIVLRAFANGGSSLTGLEAISNGISAFREPQGRNARRTMITMSCVLGFLVLGVSTLAHFTHAVPYKDGTPTVIAQEAHLAFGGGVVGTVGLVFVQLATALVLYTGANTPFTGFPFLASFVAQDRFLPRVLTRRGHRLAFSNGVICLAVVSLALLLATGASVDKLVALYAIGVFTAFTMAGAGLTAYHLRRREPHRRAKIVVNALAAASSAGVVLIFAVTKFTEGAWLVVVVFPVGVWALIRINREYRSEAAALEGIQPPGADRPLTCRHLVFVLVGRLDLATLKCLRYAHELHPDGIRAVHFAIDEAYAERLAERWANTSATSVELEVVACPDRRLHHAMAELAARTTADGDTSLTVLVPRRLYRHVLGKLLHRGTGEGMAKTLAPLRHVAVTILPFDVSRALHALEEGRAPQPD